The nucleotide window TATCGGATACGTGCCATAACTTCCATTGTTTCGCCTTCGGCCAAAGCCAAATCTTCACGAACCCAATGCACTTCTGATTTATCTATAAACAATGCTTTTTTGAACAATCCGGGATGCATACTTGACAGACCAGTGTAAATTGTATTGGTCTCAACATCTGTAGCAATCACAAACAAAGGGTCTGTTGTTCCGCCTACATTCAAGCCTTTTCGTTGTCCAACGGTAAAATAATGTGCTCCCTGATGTTTTCCCATTACTTTACCCATTTTTGGGGTATATGGCATTTTTTTCGAAGCGAAAGCCAATTGTTCTTCAATCGACAATCCGCTTTGCATTTCATTACAATAAACAGGATCGTTTTTATCTATTTGAATAATTGTTCCTTCTTTTGGTTGAAGTTTTTGCTGTAAAAATTCAGGCAAACGTACTTTCCCGATAAAACAAAGTCCTTGCGAGTCTTTCTTTTCGGCAGTTACCAATTCCATTTCGGCAGCAATTTCCCTTACTTGTGGCTTTGTCAATTCACCAATTGGGAACAACGCTTTGGATAATTGCTCCTGAGATAATTGACATAAAAAATAAGACTGGTCTTTATTTCCATCAACACCTGCAAGGAGTTGGTACACTTTTTTACCATCAACTTCGATTTCACTTTTTCGGCAATAATGTCCAGTAGCGACATAATCGGCACCAAGGCTCAAAGCGATTTTCATAAAAACGTCAAATTTTATTTCACGGTTACAAAGCACATCAGGATTTGGAGTTCTCCCTTTTTCGTATTCGTTGAACATATAATCAACGATTTTTTCTTTGTATTGTTCGCTTAAATCGACCGTTTGAAAAGGAATTCCAAGCTTCTCGGCAACCAACAAAGCATCATTACTGTCTTCCAACCAAGGACATTCATTAGATATTGTCACCGAATCATCGTGCCAATTCTTCATGAAAAGACCTATTACCTCATAACCTTGCTGTTGCAACAAATAGGCTGCAACACTTGAATCCACTCCACCGGAAAGACCTACAACTACACGTTTCATTTGTAATTATTTATTGTTTTTTACGAATAATGCAATTTGAACAAAAAATCACACCAATTTCATTATTCATTATTTGAAATCTTATTTAATCTTTTGCAAAAGTACAAATAATATACCTAGTTTAAGAATCTCAAAATGTCTTAACCTTTTTTTACATTATCCCTTTTGAGCTGTATCTTTTTGGGCTTATCCATATTTTCCTCTTTATCGAGTTTTCCATTGACAAAAAATTGCCACTTCCCAACTTTTTTACCGTTTTTAAACTTTCCTTTGACTATAACCTGATCATTTGAATCTTTATAAATCGCCTCACCTTCATATTCGTTATTTTTAAAAAAGCTGTTTTCCAAAACAATCCCTTGTTCCGAATATTTTTTATAAACGCCTTCTTTCAATCCGTTTTTATAAATGGTTTCATCTACAATTTTCCCACTTGGATAATATACAGTTCGAACTCCATCTAATTTTCCGTCTTTATAATTTTCCGAAGTCATAATCACTTTGGAAGCCTTATGATAATACTTCCATTGCCCTTCCCTAACCTTATTTACTTCTTTTCCCTCACTTACCACATTTTTATTTTGATCATAAAAAATAGTGTAGCAGGAATTATCCTTTGAATTAAAATTCCTTGTAGCAATGATTGATTTTGCTTTTGTATCATCAAAAAAATTAAAAACCCCGACTTCTTTTCCGTGCTCAAAAGTTCCTTCGTAGCGTTGTCTCCCAGATTCTTCATAAAACCCTTTCCAAACACCATGCCTCTTCCCGTTTTCATCTACCGGATTGGAATTAGTTTGGGAGAAAACAACTTGACAACACAATAAAAGTGTCAAAAATCTAAAAATAGAAAACATATAAATTAATTTAAATCATTCAAAATCAAAAGCATTACCTTAAAAAACAACTAACATCATCCATCTGAATTATGCTATAAAAGTACATAAATCTTAATAAATATATGACTTACCCTTTCTTAGACAATTTCAGAAAATAGTCCACGTATGAAAACTATTGGGCATATAGAAAAGGGAGTTGCAACCTTGCTTAATCAAATCCATGATAATCCATGAAATCTATTCAATCCGTTAGCCACTCTTTATTTATTCTATTTAACGGACAGTGCTATAAATCAAAATCACAAATTAGAACCTTTAAAATTGATTTTTTTACCCGAAGAAGCACTACACATAATACAAGTACTTTTTTTGTTTAACACTTTTAAACAAAAACATATCAAAAAAAATAAAAAATAAAAAACAAAAAACGATAAAAATAGACAATTTAAGAGGCTATTTAAATCAATTAAATAAAAATAATAGGCTAAACAAAATCAAAAAAAAATATAAATTTTATTTTTTTTGTTTAATTTTTTTTAAAAAACAATAAACAAAATAAAAAAATACTTTTACTTTTACACAGACTTAAACAACTAATAATCAAACCTTAAAACGATTAATATCATGAAAAATTTATTAAAATTCAAAAAAGCAGCTGTATTAGCCTTTTTAGCCATCATTGGTACTTCATGCGACAATGACAACAACACAACTTCGCCACCAGTCGCCGATAATACAATTACAGGAATTGCTTCAAGTAATACTGATTTATCCATATTAGTTGAAGCATTAACAAAAGCAGAATTAGCGACAACATTAAAAGGAGCAGGTCCATATACCGTATTTGCACCAACAAATGCGGCATTTACTGCTTTCCTTAAAACCACACCTTACGCTTCAATTAAAGACGTACCAAAAGAAACTTTAACACAAATATTACTTAATCACGTAGTAAGTGGTGCAGTAAAGTCAACTGATTTAACAACCGGCTACATCAAAACTCTTGCTAAAGGTGGTGCATCGACAACCAATACTTTAAGTATGTATGTCAATACTTCTTCAGGAGTCAAACTAAATGGAATAGCCAAAGTGGTTACTGCTGATATTAAGGCAACAAATGGAATTATACACGTCGTTGATGCAGTAATAGGCCTCCCAACAATTGTAGATCATGCTGTTGCCAATCCAAACTTTAGCACATTAGTAGCTGCATTGACCTACAATCCTGCTTCAGGATTTGCAGGAATATTATCTGGAACAACTAGTTCTCCTTTTACAGTTTTTGCACCCACAAATGACGCGTTTACTGCTTTCTTAAAAGAAACAGGCTATTCTGGATTATCAGCAATTCCAGCAAATGTTTTAGAAAAAACATTAAAATATCATGTGGTTGCTGGCGCCAATGTACAATCAAGTCAATTGACAAACGACCAAGTTGTAACTACTTTCTCCGGACAAAATGTTACTGTGAAATTCACTCCAACCCGTTTACTGGATGTAAGCGGAAGAAATTGCAATATTACAGCAGTAGATGTTCAATGCTCCAATGGCATCATACACGTATTAGACAAAGTCCTTCTGCCCACTTTTTAATTAATATAATAATTGGTAGTTAATTTAATTTGTTAAAAACGAAAAAGCTCCTGCATTACCAGGAGCTTTTTCAACTTTATTCAGTTCTATTTCTTTTTAGTTTTTTTTTGAGCTTCGGCCTGCTCCATTGCTTCTTGCAATCTTTGTTGGAACTTACCTGGTTTTTTAGGCTCTTTCAACTTGTTCTCCTGAATTTGAGCATGGATTTTATCTGAATCAACAATGTAATTTTTGATTACAAACATAATTCCGATAGTGATTAAGTTCGAAATAAAGTTATACAAACTCAATCCTGCACCATAACTATTGAAGAAAATCAACATCATGATTGGCGAAACGTAAATCATCATTTTCATCATTTTCGTCATATCCGGCATACCCTCTTGTTGTGGAGCAGCCATTTGTTGATCGCCTGAAGTCATTTTCATATAAAAGAAAATTGCAATCGCAGCCAAAATTGGGAACAAACTGATATGATCACCGTATAATGGAATATGGAAAGGCAATTTGTAAACAGAGTCAAATGAAGACAAGTCATCAGCCCAAAGGAAACTTTTTTGTCTCAATTCAAATGCCGATGGGAAAAACTGAAACGACGCATACATAAACGGAATCTGAATCAAAGCCGGAATACAACCCGCCATAGGATTCACACCTGCTTTAGAATACAACTTCATTGTTTCCTGTTGTTTTTTCATTGGGTCTTTTTTGTATTTTTCTCCCAATTCAGCAATATCTGGGCGCAATACTTTCATTTTTGCCTGAGACAAGAATGACTTATAAGTAATAGGCGACATTCCTACTTTGATGATTATTGTGAAAAAAATAATCGCAATTCCTAGTGATAATCCTAATGTTGAACTTAAAAATCCAAATAACGGAATAAAAATAAATCTATTGATCCATCCAAAAATACCCCATCCTAATGGAACAATTTTTTCCATTCCTTTGTCATATTTTTTCAAAGTATCATAATCTGTTGGACCAAAATACCAGTTCATTTTATAATCAACTTCTCCGTTACGGAAAGCCAAAGGAACATTAGCTTTAAGATCTTTTATAAAGATGGTGTCTTTCTCAGTATCAATAGCTAATTTATTTGATTTTAGCGAAGATTTTTCAAAAGGAGTATCTGTCAATAAAATAGACGTGAAAAAATGTTGTTTGAAAGCAATATAATCAACTTTGTCAGGCGTCTCTTCTTTGTCTTTTCCGTTACCTACATAATTGTTTTTATCCCCTTCATATTTGTAACGGATTTCAGTGAATCGGTCTTCGTAAGCGATACTTTTTTCGCTTCTATACGTTTTCATATTCCATTGTAAATCCAATGGCTTAGCGGTATTCAAAACTTTGCTCAAACCTTGGGAACGAACATCGAAACCAACCATATAATCATTTGGTTTCAAAACATATTTGTATTCCAAGAAATCATTGGCACCCGCTTTCAATTTCATAGAAAGAACCTGATCGTTACCAACTTTTGTCAAAGTAGGCTCAAAATACAGGTTTTTTGTTTCTAAAACTCTGTTATCGCTGGTTTGTAATCGAATATTCAAATCGGCATTGTTGTCTTTAATCAAAGAAACCAACTGCCCTGAATTCTTTTCGAATTTTGTGAATTTCTTCAAAGTAGCTTCAACAATGTATCCTCCTTTGTTAGCAATTTTCAATACCACAAAATCATTTTCGATAGTTGTTACAGTATCTTTTGCTGAAGGCAAAGTCGCAGAATACGCAAAACCTCCTAAAGTTTTTTGCAATTGGGCCAATTGGGTAGAGTCACCGGCAACTAGCGCAGGAGCAGCAACAGATTGTGCCTTAGCAGTTTTTTCTTCTTTGGCAAGCATTTCTTTTTTAGCTTTTTCTGCAGCAATAGCTTCTTTCGAAGGCTTATTTTGATACATCATCCAAAGAAAAATAACTCCAATCAATAAAATCCCTATAATCGAGTTAAGGTCTAATTTTTTATCTTCCATTTTATTTTATTCTTGTTTTTTCGTTTTTCTAATTGAAATGAATTAGAAACTGATTTCGTTAGTCATCAAAACATATCTAATGTTACATTTTAACAACTATCATTTTCAATTAATAAACTTTTATTTCTTTTTTGCCTTAACCGCTGCTGCAACAAAACTCACAAAAAGAGGATGCGGATTTGCAACAGTACTCTTATATTCAGGATGGTATTGTACTCCAATAAAGAAAGGATGATCTTCTAATTCTACAATCTCCACAAGACCTGTATCAGGATTTACTCCCGACGAAATCAATCCTGCTTTTTGCAATTGATCTACATATTCACTGTTGTATTCGTAACGGTGACGGTGACGTTCTGAAATAGATGTTTTTCCATAAATTTTGTACGCCAACGAGTCCGGTTTAATATCACATTTCCAAGCTCCAAGACGCATTGTTCCTCCTTTGTCGGTAACATTTTTTTGGTCTTCCATCAAGTTCACAACAGGGTGCTTGGTTTTATCATTCATTTCAGTAGAATTCGCATCAGCCAATCCTAAAACATTTCTTGAATATTCGATAATCGACATTTGCATTCCCAAACAAATCCCGAAGAAAGGAACTTTGTTTTCACGCGCATAACGTATCGCTTCAATCTTTCCTTCAATTCCTCTTTCTCCAAAACCAGGAGCCACAAGAATCCCATCAAGACCGCTTAATTTCTCTTTAATATTTTCTGTATCAATAAACTCAGAGTGAATCGAAATTACATTTACTTTAGTTTCATTCGCAGCACCTGCATGAATGAATGCCTCAAGAATCGATTTGTAACAATCCTGCATTTCAACATATTTCCCAATCAAACCAATGTTAACAGTATGTTTTGGGAATTTCAATCTACGCAAGAAAGTGTTCCAGTTTTTTAAATCTGGAGCAGCTTTTTTAGGTAAATCCAATTTTTTCAACGCCACAATATCAAGTCCTTCTTCCAACATCAAATTAGGAACTTCATAAATCGTCGAAGCATCAATAGACTGAATTACCGCCTCTCTCTTAACATTACAGAACAATGCCAGTTTATTACGGATTTCATCAGATATCTCATGCTCTGTTCTACACACCAGAATATCTGCTTTGATTCCGCTTTCCATCAAAGTCTTAACGGAGTGTTGCGTTGGTTTTGTTTTTAATTCACCAGCAGCAGCCAAATAAGGAACCAATGTTAAATGAATAACGATCGCGTTCTTTTCACCCAAATCCCAAATCAACTGACGAACAGACTCGATATAAGGTAAAGATTCGATATCCCCTACTGTACCACCAATTTCGGTAATAACAATATCATAATCACCAGATTTACCCAGCAATTGCATTCTTTCTTTAATCTCGTTTGTGATATGAGGTACAACTTGAACCGTTTTACCCAAGAATTCACCTCTACGCTCTTTTTCAATTACCGAAAGATAAATTCTACCTGTAGTTACGTTGTTGGCTTGAGAAGTTGGAACTGTCAAGAAACGCTCGTAGTGTCCAAGATCCAAATCGGTTTCAGCACCATCATCCGTTACATAACATTCTCCGTGTTCATAAGGATTCAAAGTTCCCGGATCAACATTGATATAAGGATCAAATTTTTGGATTGTTGTCCTATAACCTCTTGCTTGTAACAATTTTGCCAAAGATGCCGCTATAATTCCTTTTCCTAAAGAAGAAGTCACACCACCTGTAACAAAAATATATTTCGTTTGATTCATCTGTTGTTGTTTGTATTGTAGTTGTCTAAAAAACGTCGCAAAAGTACAAATTTAATTGGAATAGTAAAGTGTTGAATTATTAGAATTTTAGACCTACCTAATTATTGCTTATTTAGCAAACAACCTTCATCTAACTATTCAAAAAATCAATAAATTAACATTCTGATTAAGGCTTTTTCGCATTCCTTTTTTGGAGTATAAACGTTCTGCATTTTCAGAAAGCAACCTCCCGCTTTACGCTACAATCTTGAGAACCGAACCCCTGTTCTCAAGGATTTTCACTACAATCGGGGCTAAAAATCAACATTATTTTTTCATAGCAACAAGATGACAGATCCGTTACCCAATAAGTGATTTTCGTAATTACGGCTTCGGATATTTCTTTTTTATGTTCCGAATCAATTCTTCGAGTCCATTAAGTTTTAACTCATGAACCAATTTCAATTGCTCTCCAAGTTCCCCTTTCGGAAAACCTTTGTTGGCGTACCAAACAATATAATATTCCGGAATATCGATAAGAAACCAACCCTCGTACTTACCAAACGGCATTTTGGTATGCGCTAATTTTATGAGCTGTTTTTGGTTTTGATCCATCAGTCTACAGTTTTTTTTTCGCAAGGTAAAATATTAGCTTGACAAAAAAATATTTTCAAAATTCTTTGTTCACAAAAAATAACTAAAAAAATTTTCAACATTTATTACGCCACATTAGGCATTTATACATAAATTGTGCTCGAAAACACAACTAAATCGATTTATATGAAATTAAAACCATTTCTCTTATTATTTCTTTTCGCATCGAGTCTATCATTCGCACAAAACGAAACAAAAAACAAAAAAATAATAAAATTCATGACTTTCAACATCTACCACGGCGAAACCATGAAAGGCGATTTTAACTTGGATGTCATTGCCAA belongs to Flavobacterium aquiphilum and includes:
- the mnmA gene encoding tRNA 2-thiouridine(34) synthase MnmA, whose product is MKRVVVGLSGGVDSSVAAYLLQQQGYEVIGLFMKNWHDDSVTISNECPWLEDSNDALLVAEKLGIPFQTVDLSEQYKEKIVDYMFNEYEKGRTPNPDVLCNREIKFDVFMKIALSLGADYVATGHYCRKSEIEVDGKKVYQLLAGVDGNKDQSYFLCQLSQEQLSKALFPIGELTKPQVREIAAEMELVTAEKKDSQGLCFIGKVRLPEFLQQKLQPKEGTIIQIDKNDPVYCNEMQSGLSIEEQLAFASKKMPYTPKMGKVMGKHQGAHYFTVGQRKGLNVGGTTDPLFVIATDVETNTIYTGLSSMHPGLFKKALFIDKSEVHWVREDLALAEGETMEVMARIRYRQPLQKATLHQFENGMYISFEEPQSAITEGQFAAWYLNDELIGSGVIS
- the yidC gene encoding membrane protein insertase YidC produces the protein MEDKKLDLNSIIGILLIGVIFLWMMYQNKPSKEAIAAEKAKKEMLAKEEKTAKAQSVAAPALVAGDSTQLAQLQKTLGGFAYSATLPSAKDTVTTIENDFVVLKIANKGGYIVEATLKKFTKFEKNSGQLVSLIKDNNADLNIRLQTSDNRVLETKNLYFEPTLTKVGNDQVLSMKLKAGANDFLEYKYVLKPNDYMVGFDVRSQGLSKVLNTAKPLDLQWNMKTYRSEKSIAYEDRFTEIRYKYEGDKNNYVGNGKDKEETPDKVDYIAFKQHFFTSILLTDTPFEKSSLKSNKLAIDTEKDTIFIKDLKANVPLAFRNGEVDYKMNWYFGPTDYDTLKKYDKGMEKIVPLGWGIFGWINRFIFIPLFGFLSSTLGLSLGIAIIFFTIIIKVGMSPITYKSFLSQAKMKVLRPDIAELGEKYKKDPMKKQQETMKLYSKAGVNPMAGCIPALIQIPFMYASFQFFPSAFELRQKSFLWADDLSSFDSVYKLPFHIPLYGDHISLFPILAAIAIFFYMKMTSGDQQMAAPQQEGMPDMTKMMKMMIYVSPIMMLIFFNSYGAGLSLYNFISNLITIGIMFVIKNYIVDSDKIHAQIQENKLKEPKKPGKFQQRLQEAMEQAEAQKKTKKK
- a CDS encoding CTP synthase, producing MNQTKYIFVTGGVTSSLGKGIIAASLAKLLQARGYRTTIQKFDPYINVDPGTLNPYEHGECYVTDDGAETDLDLGHYERFLTVPTSQANNVTTGRIYLSVIEKERRGEFLGKTVQVVPHITNEIKERMQLLGKSGDYDIVITEIGGTVGDIESLPYIESVRQLIWDLGEKNAIVIHLTLVPYLAAAGELKTKPTQHSVKTLMESGIKADILVCRTEHEISDEIRNKLALFCNVKREAVIQSIDASTIYEVPNLMLEEGLDIVALKKLDLPKKAAPDLKNWNTFLRRLKFPKHTVNIGLIGKYVEMQDCYKSILEAFIHAGAANETKVNVISIHSEFIDTENIKEKLSGLDGILVAPGFGERGIEGKIEAIRYARENKVPFFGICLGMQMSIIEYSRNVLGLADANSTEMNDKTKHPVVNLMEDQKNVTDKGGTMRLGAWKCDIKPDSLAYKIYGKTSISERHRHRYEYNSEYVDQLQKAGLISSGVNPDTGLVEIVELEDHPFFIGVQYHPEYKSTVANPHPLFVSFVAAAVKAKKK
- a CDS encoding DUF3820 family protein, whose protein sequence is MDQNQKQLIKLAHTKMPFGKYEGWFLIDIPEYYIVWYANKGFPKGELGEQLKLVHELKLNGLEELIRNIKKKYPKP
- a CDS encoding toxin-antitoxin system YwqK family antitoxin; translation: MFSIFRFLTLLLCCQVVFSQTNSNPVDENGKRHGVWKGFYEESGRQRYEGTFEHGKEVGVFNFFDDTKAKSIIATRNFNSKDNSCYTIFYDQNKNVVSEGKEVNKVREGQWKYYHKASKVIMTSENYKDGKLDGVRTVYYPSGKIVDETIYKNGLKEGVYKKYSEQGIVLENSFFKNNEYEGEAIYKDSNDQVIVKGKFKNGKKVGKWQFFVNGKLDKEENMDKPKKIQLKRDNVKKG
- a CDS encoding fasciclin domain-containing protein — encoded protein: MKNLLKFKKAAVLAFLAIIGTSCDNDNNTTSPPVADNTITGIASSNTDLSILVEALTKAELATTLKGAGPYTVFAPTNAAFTAFLKTTPYASIKDVPKETLTQILLNHVVSGAVKSTDLTTGYIKTLAKGGASTTNTLSMYVNTSSGVKLNGIAKVVTADIKATNGIIHVVDAVIGLPTIVDHAVANPNFSTLVAALTYNPASGFAGILSGTTSSPFTVFAPTNDAFTAFLKETGYSGLSAIPANVLEKTLKYHVVAGANVQSSQLTNDQVVTTFSGQNVTVKFTPTRLLDVSGRNCNITAVDVQCSNGIIHVLDKVLLPTF